CGCCGGTGGGTGCCGTCCTGGTCGCTCAGTCCGAGTCGTCGTCCTTGCGGGGCCTTCCCCTGCCGCGCTGCCGTCCGGTCTCACCCGGCAGCCTGCCCGCATCCTGCAGCGCCTTGCGCAACAGGAACTCTATCTGCGCGTTCGTGCTGCGCAGTTCGTCGCCAGCCCAACGCGCGAGCGCGTCGTGTACCGCCGGATCCAGGCGGAGCAGGAAGCTCTTGCGGGATGCCACGCGACTACCTCACTGGTACAGCGAGCCGGTGTTGACCACCGGTT
This portion of the Actinopolyspora lacussalsi genome encodes:
- a CDS encoding hypothetical protein (product_source=COG4877; cog=COG4877; pfam=PF02178; smart=SM00384; superfamily=47598), whose amino-acid sequence is MASRKSFLLRLDPAVHDALARWAGDELRSTNAQIEFLLRKALQDAGRLPGETGRQRGRGRPRKDDDSD